In Methylomarinum sp. Ch1-1, the following proteins share a genomic window:
- a CDS encoding Tn3 family transposase, giving the protein MTTNEGFLNQRQRYQSIKLPQDFSDEEMARDWTLSDADKKEISKYRKNSRIFIAIQLSALRLYGRFLAEVNGLSPRIVNYLNNQLGLPPSLTVPTPDREATFSEYRKNILNYLGFSKYDDEAQARLQKWLEQQALQANLPDELFLRAERYLLAERVVLPGASVLERLVISVCAETHEQLFEVLCDRLTPELRTAIDNLLVVQAGDQRSLFYLLKEYPPSASISSIQSYLERYRTLEETGIGKLEAQCVDPAFIDYLYKLAVRYNARDIKRFKEPKRYAMMACFLLETRKGLLDSLVKMHDQFIMDMLRKAKHIHEMKHREFRKRQKKAIDTVLDTTQLIIDWPDDKPLHKTDLWQQVSEKQLLESITDLHSFKRLEERGYGDILLGRYPSLRKYFAEFIQLPFAVKSGTEPLMNVINLVRQLDAGILKKIPDNAPTGFMPQELRRSYKDKDGHIKRNAWELGLAIAMKEALRSGDLYLPQSKQHVSFWGLMLDERHWQANREASYEALQQPYQDAVKSTLTLQFHQAVGKAEKCFGPDTFAEIKDGKLKLKKDDKAEIPDAVIKLQKVIDASLPPIRIEQLLMEVDQQTGFSRHFIPLQQHQSRPANFYKTLIAAMISQATNLGVVAMSASVKGVTVDMLRHVLQFYVREETNKNASAEIVNQHHQLPFSDIHGSGTLSSSDAQRFKIRADSLLASYYPRYYGYYEKAIGIYTHVSDQYAVYSTKAISCSPREALYVLDGLLENNSILKIREHTTDTHGYTEIVFALCYLLGYYFMPRIRDLKDQQLYKVDRNVNHGIFNPLLNKTADIDIVEEQWEAMIHVAQSLKERTAPAHVIVQRLTNSFPADRLSRAFTNLGRIIKTEYILRYVTDKPLRRTVQLQLNKGEYRHKLPRWVFFANQGEFTTGDYEEIMNKASCLSLVSNAILYWNTSRISDIVEGLRNQGELVDDETLAHISLLPYKHVLPNGTYFIEEE; this is encoded by the coding sequence ATGACTACCAATGAAGGGTTCCTAAACCAACGGCAACGTTACCAGTCAATCAAGCTGCCACAGGATTTCTCAGATGAAGAAATGGCCAGGGACTGGACACTTTCCGATGCTGACAAAAAGGAAATCAGCAAATACCGAAAAAATTCCCGGATATTCATTGCCATCCAGTTAAGCGCGTTACGCTTGTATGGCCGCTTTCTGGCCGAGGTCAACGGCCTTTCACCCCGTATTGTCAACTACCTCAATAACCAATTGGGTTTGCCGCCTTCGCTTACGGTACCAACACCGGATCGTGAAGCGACATTTTCTGAGTACCGAAAAAATATTCTGAATTATCTGGGTTTTTCCAAATACGACGATGAAGCCCAGGCTCGATTGCAAAAATGGTTGGAGCAACAAGCTTTGCAAGCAAATCTGCCCGACGAGCTATTCTTACGGGCCGAACGCTATCTATTGGCCGAGCGTGTCGTATTGCCTGGAGCCAGTGTGTTAGAGCGTCTGGTTATCAGCGTCTGCGCCGAAACGCACGAACAGTTATTTGAAGTTTTGTGTGACAGGCTTACACCCGAACTGAGAACAGCTATTGATAACCTATTGGTCGTACAAGCCGGTGACCAACGTTCACTATTTTACCTGCTAAAAGAATATCCGCCGTCAGCCTCGATCTCGTCCATCCAAAGTTACCTGGAGCGATACCGGACACTTGAAGAGACAGGTATTGGTAAACTTGAAGCACAGTGCGTCGATCCCGCTTTTATCGATTATCTTTACAAACTCGCCGTCCGCTACAACGCAAGAGACATCAAGCGTTTCAAGGAACCCAAACGCTATGCCATGATGGCCTGTTTTCTTCTGGAAACCCGTAAGGGTTTACTGGATTCCCTGGTCAAGATGCACGACCAGTTCATCATGGACATGCTACGAAAAGCGAAGCACATTCATGAAATGAAACACCGTGAGTTTCGTAAGCGTCAGAAAAAAGCCATTGATACGGTACTCGATACCACCCAGTTAATTATCGATTGGCCGGACGACAAACCCCTGCATAAAACCGATCTATGGCAACAGGTTAGCGAGAAACAGTTGCTGGAATCCATTACCGATCTGCATAGCTTCAAGCGGCTGGAAGAGCGCGGGTATGGCGATATTTTGTTGGGGCGTTACCCCAGCTTACGCAAATATTTTGCCGAATTTATTCAGTTGCCGTTTGCCGTAAAATCCGGCACAGAGCCGTTAATGAATGTGATTAACCTTGTCCGTCAGTTGGATGCCGGTATTCTCAAGAAGATTCCCGATAATGCCCCGACAGGATTTATGCCGCAAGAGCTTCGCCGCTCATACAAGGATAAGGACGGCCATATCAAGCGCAATGCCTGGGAACTGGGGCTTGCGATAGCCATGAAAGAGGCGCTTCGCTCTGGCGATTTGTATCTGCCGCAAAGTAAGCAGCATGTGTCGTTCTGGGGTCTTATGCTGGATGAGCGCCACTGGCAAGCCAACCGAGAGGCTTCGTACGAAGCACTTCAGCAACCTTATCAGGATGCCGTTAAATCAACACTGACATTGCAATTCCATCAGGCCGTTGGTAAAGCTGAAAAATGCTTTGGCCCAGATACGTTTGCAGAAATCAAGGATGGTAAGTTGAAGCTGAAAAAAGACGACAAAGCCGAAATTCCCGATGCCGTCATCAAGCTGCAGAAAGTCATTGATGCCAGTCTGCCACCTATTCGAATTGAGCAGTTGCTGATGGAAGTGGATCAGCAAACGGGGTTTAGCCGACACTTTATTCCCCTACAGCAACACCAGTCCAGACCGGCAAATTTTTACAAAACCCTGATTGCCGCGATGATCTCACAAGCAACCAATCTGGGTGTGGTCGCCATGAGCGCCAGTGTCAAAGGTGTTACCGTGGATATGTTGAGACACGTCTTACAATTTTATGTGCGTGAGGAAACCAACAAAAATGCCAGTGCCGAAATTGTTAATCAGCATCATCAGTTGCCATTTAGCGATATTCATGGCTCGGGTACGTTATCGTCATCCGATGCTCAGCGTTTCAAGATCAGGGCAGACAGTCTGCTAGCCTCTTATTATCCCAGGTACTACGGCTATTATGAGAAAGCGATCGGAATATATACCCATGTGTCCGACCAATATGCCGTGTACAGCACCAAGGCTATATCCTGTAGCCCCAGAGAAGCGTTGTACGTCTTGGATGGCTTACTGGAAAACAACTCTATCCTGAAAATCCGGGAGCACACGACGGACACCCACGGCTATACCGAAATCGTGTTCGCCTTGTGCTACCTGCTGGGTTATTACTTCATGCCCAGAATTCGCGACCTAAAAGATCAACAGCTCTACAAAGTAGATCGAAACGTTAATCACGGCATCTTCAACCCCTTGCTTAACAAAACAGCCGATATTGATATTGTCGAAGAGCAGTGGGAAGCGATGATCCATGTTGCCCAATCTCTGAAGGAGCGAACGGCTCCGGCGCATGTAATTGTCCAGCGCCTAACCAACAGTTTTCCGGCAGACCGGCTTTCGAGGGCTTTTACCAATCTGGGGCGGATCATTAAAACTGAATATATCCTGCGGTATGTCACGGACAAGCCCCTTCGCCGAACCGTGCAATTACAACTCAACAAAGGGGAATACCGGCATAAGTTGCCACGATGGGTTTTCTTTGCCAACCAAGGTGAATTTACCACCGGTGATTACGAAGAGATCATGAACAAGGCAAGTTGCCTGAGCTTGGTGTCAAATGCGATCTTGTACTGGAATACGTCCAGAATTAGCGATATCGTCGAAGGATTGAGAAACCAAGGGGAACTAGTGGACGACGAAACACTGGCTCATATTTCCCTATTGCCGTACAAGCACGTACTTCCGAACGGAACTTATTTTATTGAAGAAGAGTGA
- a CDS encoding recombinase family protein — protein sequence MTSSKIGYCRVSTTEQNMAAQLELLNKAGCHEIFKEKVSGSNADRPELKMLLAYIRKGDTVTVTKLDRLARSTKDLLNIAEAIKKKGADFEVLNINLDTKSPTGQLMLTMLAAIAEFERGIMLERQREGIDIAKADGKYKGRKPINEAKLQQVQKLVDSGTSVSKAVSDVGIGRRTYYKAIEEGRI from the coding sequence ATGACTTCATCAAAAATCGGCTATTGCCGAGTATCCACAACGGAGCAAAATATGGCGGCCCAGTTGGAATTACTTAACAAGGCGGGTTGCCATGAGATTTTCAAGGAAAAAGTATCAGGAAGTAATGCTGATCGTCCCGAGTTAAAAATGTTACTGGCTTACATTCGTAAAGGCGATACCGTTACGGTGACAAAACTTGATCGGTTAGCACGATCAACCAAGGATTTGTTGAACATAGCCGAAGCGATAAAAAAGAAAGGCGCTGACTTTGAAGTCCTCAACATTAATTTAGACACTAAATCTCCAACCGGGCAATTGATGCTTACCATGCTGGCCGCTATTGCTGAATTTGAAAGAGGCATTATGTTGGAACGCCAAAGGGAAGGCATTGATATTGCTAAAGCGGATGGAAAATATAAAGGACGTAAGCCGATTAATGAAGCCAAGCTACAACAAGTGCAAAAGCTGGTCGACAGTGGCACAAGCGTTAGTAAAGCGGTTTCTGATGTAGGTATCGGTCGGCGTACTTATTATAAAGCTATTGAAGAAGGCCGGATTTAA
- a CDS encoding 3'-5' exonuclease, translating to MSVDHWKSLLTPTRIKLPNITALAREQGRIISFIDLETTDFLGRPNFGICEIGCLHILRDGRVFSATSLVNPENLITPSSTEITGVTQAMVNDKSNWHALWAEACLNFSAKHLVSGFNSTIFDIPAIQDQNERYGLAPGNFDNKMDVMD from the coding sequence ATGTCGGTTGATCATTGGAAGTCTTTGCTTACTCCAACGAGAATTAAATTGCCGAATATCACGGCATTGGCCAGGGAGCAGGGTCGCATTATCAGTTTTATCGATTTGGAAACAACTGATTTTTTAGGGAGGCCCAATTTTGGTATTTGTGAAATTGGCTGTCTACACATTTTAAGGGACGGGCGAGTATTTTCAGCAACATCTTTAGTAAATCCTGAAAATCTTATTACTCCATCATCAACTGAGATCACTGGCGTCACCCAGGCCATGGTCAACGATAAGTCTAATTGGCATGCCCTTTGGGCGGAAGCCTGTTTAAATTTTTCGGCAAAACATTTGGTGTCTGGGTTTAATTCAACGATATTTGATATTCCGGCAATCCAAGACCAAAACGAACGTTATGGGTTGGCACCCGGTAATTTCGACAATAAAATGGATGTCATGGACTAG
- a CDS encoding helicase-related protein, with protein sequence MRIFEFHQSTHQSTTLGRMKGLGIDGFHELPLLFPRKYQDVRRQHVSTDFSKLQHRLGEKVFIGCKLVGQPLVKFDAVKKLSTTDFTISDRHGFYVNCRLFGGSRDFITKLKARPVFCLQVTVDDFRGNLQFKSINWVDMKWVGRIMPIYPGKTKYISPDTVREKMLDMMDMAIPQCLDYLHKQFFIKTQDDEIRLLKSVGSNQKTLLDLIKQLHLPPTIEQGEMAQTIWRRLAAKYLLDTAEKSIAQKTVKKSAIDISNALLQQVISEMPSKYRLTYDQEVATRDIIDDIRSARPMNRLLSGDVGTGKSIPISIAAAAIARAGKNAVILMPNESLAEQLRRDIAEWWPDTDPKLVGGSIKGLPDSRILVGTTALNHRIKKDYLVDLLIIDEQHKHSSAQRLKLARRYTNVLEASATPIPMIMGRVKFTGMEISVLREAYIDKTIHTHLTEGNPEDKQGMFMHIRDIVAQGSQALIIYPLADTKDEEKEKKSAEKAFSAWEKFFPGRVRFMHGRLKTENKLASIDALKKGDADILCSTTAVEVGLNIPKLRALVIVNADRLGLNQIHQLRGRLARNGGEGHCYLYTPDPISDKARDRLKFLEQCNDGFEIAEQDMRMRGFGELHKNSDTQTGWDETFLPNQSITIEDVDWFLSQNPTDEPAMTY encoded by the coding sequence ATGCGTATTTTTGAATTTCATCAGTCAACACATCAAAGCACCACCTTAGGGCGCATGAAAGGGCTAGGTATCGACGGATTCCATGAGTTACCCCTGTTGTTCCCGCGAAAATACCAAGATGTCAGACGTCAGCATGTCAGTACCGATTTTTCGAAATTGCAGCATCGCCTAGGAGAAAAGGTATTTATAGGGTGCAAATTAGTTGGCCAGCCCTTAGTCAAATTCGATGCAGTAAAAAAGCTTTCCACCACTGATTTTACTATTTCCGATCGCCATGGCTTTTATGTAAATTGCCGTTTATTTGGCGGTTCGCGTGACTTCATTACAAAACTAAAAGCTAGGCCGGTCTTCTGTCTTCAAGTTACCGTTGATGATTTTCGCGGGAACCTTCAGTTTAAAAGCATTAACTGGGTGGACATGAAGTGGGTTGGACGCATCATGCCAATTTACCCCGGAAAAACGAAGTATATTTCGCCAGACACCGTTCGTGAAAAAATGCTGGATATGATGGATATGGCTATTCCCCAGTGCCTAGATTATTTACACAAGCAATTTTTCATCAAAACCCAGGATGATGAAATTCGTCTGCTGAAATCAGTTGGAAGCAATCAAAAAACGTTGCTCGACTTAATCAAGCAGCTGCATCTTCCTCCTACAATAGAGCAAGGCGAAATGGCACAAACGATTTGGCGACGCTTGGCAGCCAAATACTTGCTGGACACAGCGGAAAAGAGTATTGCTCAAAAGACAGTGAAAAAGTCAGCCATTGATATTTCAAACGCACTACTTCAGCAAGTTATATCTGAAATGCCGTCTAAGTATCGGTTAACCTATGATCAGGAAGTGGCTACACGAGACATTATTGATGATATTCGAAGCGCTCGTCCTATGAATCGATTACTCAGCGGCGATGTAGGCACCGGAAAATCAATTCCTATTTCGATAGCCGCCGCTGCCATAGCTCGGGCAGGCAAAAATGCCGTAATTTTAATGCCGAATGAAAGCTTAGCTGAGCAATTACGCCGCGATATTGCCGAATGGTGGCCAGACACTGATCCCAAGCTGGTTGGCGGCAGCATAAAAGGTTTGCCGGATAGCAGAATTTTGGTTGGAACTACTGCACTAAATCACCGAATAAAAAAAGACTATTTGGTCGATTTACTAATTATAGATGAACAGCACAAGCATAGCTCTGCGCAACGATTAAAATTGGCTCGGCGTTACACGAATGTTTTAGAAGCATCGGCCACACCAATCCCTATGATAATGGGTAGAGTAAAATTTACCGGTATGGAAATATCAGTACTGCGAGAGGCATATATTGATAAAACGATCCACACTCATCTAACAGAAGGAAACCCTGAAGATAAGCAAGGTATGTTCATGCATATCCGAGATATTGTCGCTCAAGGCTCCCAAGCCCTGATTATTTATCCGCTAGCGGATACTAAAGATGAGGAAAAGGAAAAGAAATCTGCAGAAAAAGCTTTTTCTGCTTGGGAGAAATTCTTCCCCGGGCGTGTACGATTTATGCACGGCCGACTAAAAACAGAAAACAAATTAGCCAGCATAGACGCCTTAAAAAAAGGGGATGCTGACATTTTATGTAGCACAACCGCGGTTGAAGTTGGTCTCAATATTCCTAAACTGAGGGCATTGGTCATTGTAAATGCGGACCGTCTTGGACTCAATCAAATCCACCAGTTACGCGGACGGTTGGCTCGCAATGGCGGAGAAGGGCATTGCTACCTCTATACCCCTGATCCGATCTCAGATAAAGCACGGGATCGCCTTAAGTTTCTTGAGCAATGTAATGATGGTTTTGAGATTGCGGAGCAAGATATGCGTATGCGAGGTTTTGGGGAATTACATAAAAATTCAGATACTCAGACCGGCTGGGATGAAACTTTTTTGCCCAACCAATCCATTACGATTGAAGATGTAGATTGGTTCTTGTCTCAAAATCCAACTGATGAGCCTGCAATGACGTATTGA
- the recJ gene encoding single-stranded-DNA-specific exonuclease RecJ produces MLKKKWRRRPLSKTCNAWSKQQGFNDLLSVLIAGRFSDPEILEKALLSTNKDLDLPDSLPDISKAAERVADAIEQGEIIALETDHDADGITSHAVLHEVITTYFNYPSENLLSFIGHRLKEGYGLSDSLAQRILVNPIKPALIITADNGSSDEPRIALLKRHGIDTIVTDHHEIPDEGIPKSAYAVVSPARADSQYPDKMIAGCMVACLLMAMTRKILMHRGYFTETPPSVSGVFDYVALGTVADCVSMAKSKNNRLIVKHGLRLINQANRPCWQALKENGKEITSTDLAFGIAPKLNASGRLDDAMVGVEFLLSQDASQAVEINALLDGENQKRKEIEKNLKDEAMILAEESVKDGFTAIVTYLKNGHAGVHGIVASRLTEAFGRPSIVISPKLGEEGVASASARGVEGLHVRDALQYVANKDPNILIKFGGHEGAAGLTLRVEDIPRFRKLFDEAVNQQINESNIGPVILTDGEIAPYYITLNTVDSFNQLQPFGRGMDAPVFEAELVVDRIRRIGNGAHLSIQFNVNGSNVKGVWFNALDAEAEDSEIPISPSETCRVLFSMDKNFFRGQTSLQLMIKDIA; encoded by the coding sequence ATGTTAAAGAAAAAATGGCGTCGTCGCCCACTCTCAAAGACTTGTAATGCCTGGTCAAAACAACAAGGCTTCAATGACTTGCTTTCAGTATTGATTGCCGGCCGCTTTTCCGACCCTGAAATTCTTGAAAAAGCATTGCTCTCAACGAACAAAGATTTGGATCTACCTGATTCTCTGCCGGATATTAGCAAGGCGGCCGAACGAGTAGCCGACGCGATTGAACAGGGCGAAATTATTGCGCTCGAAACTGATCATGATGCCGATGGCATTACCTCTCACGCGGTATTGCATGAGGTAATAACAACCTATTTTAATTACCCTTCTGAAAATCTGCTGTCATTTATTGGCCATCGTCTTAAAGAAGGTTATGGCTTGTCCGATTCATTAGCTCAACGAATTTTAGTCAATCCAATCAAGCCGGCTCTGATTATTACAGCTGACAATGGTTCATCTGATGAGCCGCGTATTGCCCTATTAAAGCGACACGGGATCGATACAATCGTTACCGACCATCATGAAATTCCTGATGAAGGCATACCTAAAAGCGCTTATGCCGTTGTTAGCCCGGCCCGGGCAGACAGCCAATATCCGGACAAAATGATCGCGGGCTGTATGGTTGCCTGCTTGTTAATGGCAATGACTCGCAAAATATTAATGCATCGCGGATATTTTACTGAGACACCACCTTCAGTAAGCGGCGTTTTTGATTATGTTGCCTTAGGCACCGTGGCAGATTGTGTAAGCATGGCAAAAAGCAAAAACAATCGGTTAATTGTTAAGCACGGATTAAGACTGATTAATCAGGCTAATCGCCCATGCTGGCAAGCACTAAAAGAAAACGGCAAAGAAATAACATCCACTGATCTAGCCTTCGGTATCGCTCCTAAGCTAAATGCATCTGGACGTCTTGATGATGCTATGGTTGGTGTAGAATTCTTATTGAGTCAAGATGCTTCACAAGCCGTAGAAATAAATGCCTTGCTAGACGGAGAAAACCAAAAGCGGAAAGAAATTGAGAAAAATCTCAAAGATGAAGCGATGATCCTTGCCGAGGAATCAGTCAAGGATGGGTTTACAGCGATCGTCACATACCTAAAGAATGGGCATGCAGGTGTTCATGGCATCGTGGCATCCAGGTTGACCGAGGCATTTGGTAGACCTTCAATTGTCATTTCCCCGAAACTCGGAGAAGAGGGCGTTGCATCAGCTTCTGCTCGTGGCGTCGAAGGCTTGCATGTCCGCGATGCCCTGCAGTATGTAGCTAACAAAGATCCTAACATATTAATTAAGTTTGGCGGACACGAGGGGGCTGCAGGCCTCACCTTACGTGTTGAAGATATTCCGCGATTTCGCAAATTATTTGATGAGGCGGTAAATCAACAAATTAATGAATCCAACATTGGCCCAGTAATTCTGACAGACGGGGAAATTGCGCCATATTACATAACGCTTAATACGGTTGACTCTTTCAATCAATTACAACCATTTGGCAGAGGAATGGATGCACCCGTATTCGAAGCTGAATTGGTTGTCGACAGAATACGACGGATAGGGAATGGCGCCCACCTAAGCATTCAGTTCAACGTCAATGGATCGAATGTAAAAGGTGTCTGGTTTAATGCGCTCGATGCTGAAGCAGAAGACAGTGAAATTCCTATTAGCCCATCAGAGACATGCCGAGTCTTGTTTTCAATGGATAAAAATTTTTTTAGAGGACAGACGTCTTTGCAACTAATGATTAAAGACATCGCTTGA
- a CDS encoding Mu transposase domain-containing protein, which produces MAPKIKSSTQAFQLTRKADKTGLIAWRSNKYSVPLVYQSARVTVLEDQGILRISDLGSGDVIAEHAVRHIIKNRDPSLLVERLENDLGKLLG; this is translated from the coding sequence ATCGCTCCCAAAATTAAGTCCTCGACACAGGCATTTCAACTGACCCGCAAAGCGGATAAAACCGGTCTGATCGCCTGGCGCTCGAATAAATACTCGGTGCCGTTGGTCTATCAAAGCGCTCGGGTCACGGTTCTTGAAGACCAAGGCATCCTGCGCATCAGCGATCTCGGCAGCGGTGACGTGATCGCCGAGCATGCTGTCCGCCATATCATCAAGAACCGAGATCCAAGCCTGCTCGTCGAAAGATTGGAAAACGACTTGGGTAAGTTGTTGGGATAA
- a CDS encoding HDOD domain-containing protein — MSTRTAISIINHPFELFALPDIYYKVSNLIESPDSSLDAIAALIRKDPGLSTKLLKLVNSPLYGFRTKVDTISRASVLVGIEEIRNMILSTSVLEVFDQIPYELIDMHAFWVRSIQCGVMCKLLAEASGVLHCERLFLAGLLHKLGSLVLYHTKPKESLKILEKAGRNDSCILFLENKEFGFTHAEVGGELMRFWRLPDSLSEAISCYPTPEKAKEFLLEANILSIATELIYLAEQGTPPEQGIPQINIKSLNIMMLTTAQVAEVVARFTEEFAKVFEVIMPNNSCCNNT, encoded by the coding sequence ATGAGCACAAGAACTGCAATATCAATAATTAACCATCCCTTTGAGCTATTCGCTTTACCCGATATTTATTACAAAGTATCAAATCTAATTGAAAGCCCTGATTCTTCGCTTGATGCGATTGCCGCACTAATCCGAAAAGATCCTGGGTTGAGTACGAAATTATTAAAACTTGTTAATTCGCCACTTTATGGATTTAGAACAAAAGTCGACACTATTTCTAGAGCATCTGTTCTTGTAGGAATAGAAGAGATACGTAATATGATTTTGTCGACATCTGTTCTTGAGGTGTTTGATCAAATCCCTTATGAATTAATTGATATGCATGCGTTCTGGGTGCGAAGCATCCAGTGCGGAGTAATGTGCAAACTCTTAGCTGAAGCTAGTGGCGTATTACATTGTGAGCGCTTATTTTTGGCTGGGCTTTTGCATAAATTGGGCTCTCTTGTTCTTTATCATACAAAACCCAAGGAGTCCCTAAAGATTTTAGAAAAGGCTGGTCGCAATGATTCGTGCATATTATTTTTAGAGAATAAAGAGTTTGGCTTTACTCATGCTGAAGTTGGAGGCGAGTTAATGAGGTTTTGGAGATTACCTGATTCGCTTTCCGAAGCAATAAGTTGCTATCCAACGCCGGAAAAAGCCAAAGAGTTTCTTTTAGAGGCAAACATTTTATCGATTGCTACAGAGCTAATTTATCTCGCTGAACAAGGAACTCCTCCAGAACAAGGGATCCCTCAAATCAACATCAAAAGTCTAAATATTATGATGCTCACTACTGCTCAAGTTGCTGAGGTTGTCGCTAGATTTACTGAAGAGTTCGCCAAGGTTTTTGAGGTTATTATGCCTAACAACTCCTGCTGCAACAACACATGA
- a CDS encoding transposase: MGIDVGIKDVAVTSDGFFTGAPRYSYRYHRKLKRAQRQLARMQKGSSHWRRQQLKVARLHKKIANSRQDLMWPGC; the protein is encoded by the coding sequence GTGGGGATCGATGTCGGCATCAAGGATGTGGCGGTGACCAGCGACGGGTTTTTCACCGGCGCACCGAGGTACAGCTACCGCTATCACCGCAAGCTCAAGCGAGCCCAGCGGCAGTTGGCACGTATGCAAAAAGGCTCAAGCCATTGGCGCCGGCAACAGCTCAAGGTGGCGAGGTTGCATAAAAAAATCGCCAATAGCCGCCAGGACTTAATGTGGCCGGGATGCTGA
- a CDS encoding DNA/RNA non-specific endonuclease: MKFRISLFASLYFTTCLSISHAFDIQKEASGLLRLNYEGFTVWVDCKERAAVKYRFNVQHDNGNIPRSKKFSSDPNVSKLCQQKSTGTYKKKGERWDRGHMVNANSQDNNRVSIMQTNYMTNILPQTAELNRGAFYQTELIAECYRDIDELLVLGGVIWGDDKSNDYFVQSHGVRTPDYFWKVIVRQDRVIAWVLPNNHQAKKSRLDKYLVSVADIEKITGEVMPVADYLKHDKLKTSWPVPRNCNKS, translated from the coding sequence ATGAAATTTAGAATATCACTGTTTGCCAGCCTCTATTTTACAACATGCCTTTCCATATCTCATGCCTTTGATATTCAAAAAGAAGCGAGCGGCTTGTTGCGACTGAATTATGAAGGCTTCACCGTTTGGGTTGATTGTAAAGAACGAGCCGCCGTCAAGTACCGATTTAATGTTCAGCATGACAATGGCAATATTCCTCGATCAAAAAAATTTTCTTCAGACCCTAACGTTTCAAAGCTATGTCAGCAAAAAAGTACCGGAACCTACAAGAAAAAAGGTGAGCGATGGGATAGAGGGCACATGGTTAATGCGAATTCACAAGACAATAATCGTGTATCAATCATGCAAACCAACTACATGACAAATATTTTGCCGCAAACAGCAGAGCTAAACCGAGGAGCGTTTTATCAGACTGAGTTGATAGCCGAATGTTATCGTGACATCGATGAATTGCTGGTGTTGGGTGGCGTCATTTGGGGCGACGATAAAAGCAATGATTATTTTGTTCAGAGTCATGGGGTTAGAACGCCTGATTATTTTTGGAAAGTTATTGTTCGTCAGGACCGTGTAATCGCATGGGTTCTACCTAACAACCATCAAGCAAAAAAGAGCCGTCTTGACAAATACTTAGTTTCTGTTGCCGACATTGAAAAAATTACCGGAGAAGTGATGCCCGTAGCAGATTATTTAAAGCACGACAAGCTTAAAACTAGTTGGCCGGTCCCGAGAAATTGCAACAAAAGCTAG